In Gasterosteus aculeatus chromosome 15, fGasAcu3.hap1.1, whole genome shotgun sequence, a single genomic region encodes these proteins:
- the ankrd9 gene encoding ankyrin repeat domain-containing protein 9, with product MPRLLSSQVDLLSSSPSQRQCERTSFSFYCAVRQRLPAWLLEDMRCMEVFSWEDGGPRAFLPSEALLYALVHDHQDYARFLLKEHSASAMRPTRCSFCRGSGRAPHLAIAVRYDRVSILGMMLATLKDAQVQTAKDFLDCRGGCSHVADAGKTAVQLAVELSRPDCLLLLLVHGALPSGADAALQRLVASDGTERRRAQRCLDFLLLFLPGPPALFCPQDESHRWQSLLGNEVFRWLRGLAPPPLLLQALRCLARSGPDQITALPDFLQLHSRQ from the coding sequence ATGCCGCGGCTCCTCTCATCTCAGGTGGACCTCCTGTCTTCGTCCCCCTCTCAGCGTCAGTGTGAACGGACGTCCTTCTCCTTTTACTGCGCGGTGCGTCAGCGGCTTCCTGCGtggctgctggaggacatgCGCTGCATGGAGGTGttcagctgggaagacggaggtCCTCGAGCCTTTCTTCCGTCGGAGGCGCTGCTGTACGCGCTGGTGCACGACCACCAGGACTACGCGCGCTTCCTGCTAAAGGAGCATTCGGCGAGCGCCATGCGGCCGACGCGCTGCAGCTTCTGCCGCGGCAGCGGCCGTGCGCCGCATCTCGCCATTGCCGTGCGCTACGACCGCGTATCGATTCTGGGAATGATGCTGGCGACTCTGAAGGACGCTCAGGTACAGACGGCGAAGGACTTCCTGGACTGCCGGGGCGGCTGCTCGCACGTAGCCGACGCGGGGAAGACGGCGGTGCAGCTGGCTGTGGAGCTGTCGCGGCCCgactgcctgctgctgctgctggttcacGGCGCGCTTCCCAGCGGCGCGGACGCGGCGCTGCAGCGCCTCGTCGCCTCCGACGGCACTGAGCGCCGCCGCGCACAACGCTGCCTCgacttcctgctgctcttcctgccCGGACCGCCAGCGCTGTTCTGCCCGCAGGACGAATCGCATCGCTGGCAAAGCCTGCTGGGAAATGAAGTGTTCAGGTGGCTGCGTGGTTTGGCTCCACCCCCTTTACTGCTGCAGGCGCTCAGGTGTCTGGCCCGGTCCGGCCCGGATCAGATCACCGCCCTGCCCGACTTCCTACAGCTGCATAGCCGGCAATAA